DNA sequence from the Acinonyx jubatus isolate Ajub_Pintada_27869175 chromosome A3, VMU_Ajub_asm_v1.0, whole genome shotgun sequence genome:
GCACTGTCATGTGATGccaaaaagtgcaaaaaaaaaaaaaaaaaaaaaagccaaaccaaaataaaacctgTACAActtagtgaaaaagaaatgaccacttgacttttacaaaaaaaatacttCGGATTcttttaagttatatttaaatatccATTTGAAACATAGGAAATATAAATTGGCATATTAAAGAGTAAATACATTATTTGTACAATAAAACACCAACAAGATCGGTGTGCAACCCCTATTAAGTTCGAGATGTGGGAagattgtaaatatttcttattctttacATTCTGATTACAATTCAATAAGTCACTTTATTCTCCTTGACATGCTTTGAAATATAGATTAACTGATGTCAATTTTAGCAAATTTGCTTGCTTGTTCTAGTATTCTGGTAAGGTATTCAAATTCAGACaagcaaataatttaaagaaaataatttgtctaTGAAAGGATAGCGTGCATTTATTTTATCAGTTGATCTGTGAGAccagatttcacataaaaagtaGTTTGCAACCCTTCTTTCTTAATATGAGCTGCAATCTTACGGAAGGAAATATCCTCTTTCAGGGTAATATAGAAACACTAATTCGCCAAATAACGattaaaacattctaaaatcagcattaaatttaaaaagctgttatCAATGCATATAAGCaatgctttgatttttatttcatttctctattACCTAAATGGCAATGATTCCCCTGCAATAATGTTGCTATGTGCATGATCCACCTTGAGCTACAATTTACTTTCAATCAAACATTAATGAAATTGCACTTAAGGGGGAGGCCTTTGAAAATTAATCTCTCAAGTTCCACTCCAAAAAAGCATTCATTGTTAAAGCTGGGTTGGTTTTTAGAGCTACAAACACCAACAACGTTTCCTACTTTTAAAACTCTGAGAGCTTTGGTTAGGAACGTGGTGGATGTAGACACAGCCAGCTTTCGAATAATTTAGGAACTTCTGGAAAGAAGAAATCACCACTTCAGTCTCTTGGCGTGGTATTATTCAATTCCAGGGCCGTCGCGGTCCCCCAACCCCCAGCGGAGAGGTCCAGAGCGTGCCCCTCTCCATGACCTATTCGTTAGTTTTTGATAGTCGCGTACACAAGGGTCCGCTTCGGTGTGTTTTCCCCATCCGTTCTCGAAGTTCCTTGCACAACCTCCGCGCCGCAGGCAGGACCCCAACCCGGGGCGCCCGCGCGGTCACCACGTCCTGCCATAGAGCAGGTTGGCGCCGAGCACGCCGCCGCCGTAGTCCCCTGCCGCCGCGTCCAGGGCCGCCAGGCCGCCTCCCGGGCCGTGCAGCGCTGGCGGGCTGGGCGACAGCTCTTCGAGCTCGGGCGCCGGCGTCGGGGCCGGCGGCTGCGGTCCGGCCTGGCCGGGTGTCGGAGTGCCGGCACCGTTCTGGCACGGCTTGCCGTCCTTGACCAGCACGGGCACCGCCACGCGGCGCGGGGAcggtggcggcggcggtggcggcccCAGGCCGCCCTCCTGCTGCAGCTGCTGCGCCGCCTTGTCCTTGGCCTGCCGCTTCATCTTGTAGCGGTGGTTCTGGAACCAGATCTTGACCTGCGTGGGCGTCAGGTGGATCATGCTGGCCAGGTGCTCGCGCTCGGGCGCCGACAGGTACTTCTGCTGCTTGAAGCGCCGCTCCAGCTCGTAGACCTGCGCTTGCGAGAAGAGCACGCGGCGCTTCCTTCGCGGCGCTGCCGCCGCCGCGTGCAACGGCGCCAAGGTCTTGGCTGCGTCCGCGATGCCCGTCAGCGACCCCATGCCGGCCACGTTCACGCCCGCGGATGGCCCCATGAAcctggagactggggaggggccCGAGGGGAAGCCCTGTGAGCGCCAGGCCCGGGGGGAGCCcgctcccgccgccgccccgcGCTCTTCACACCGCGCCGGCCGCGACGCCCGCGAGACCCCGGGTGGGTCCCGGCACCCT
Encoded proteins:
- the NKX2-4 gene encoding homeobox protein Nkx-2.4, giving the protein MSLSPKHTTPFSVSDILSPIEETYKKFGGAMDGAPPGLGAPLGAAAAAAYRAPPLGPSSQAAAVAGMQPPHAMAGHNAAAAAAAAAAAAAAATYHMPPGVSQFPHGAMGGYCNGGLGNVGELPAYTDGMRGGAAAAATGWYGANPDPRYSSISRFMGPSAGVNVAGMGSLTGIADAAKTLAPLHAAAAAPRRKRRVLFSQAQVYELERRFKQQKYLSAPEREHLASMIHLTPTQVKIWFQNHRYKMKRQAKDKAAQQLQQEGGLGPPPPPPPSPRRVAVPVLVKDGKPCQNGAGTPTPGQAGPQPPAPTPAPELEELSPSPPALHGPGGGLAALDAAAGDYGGGVLGANLLYGRTW